One window of the Kallotenue papyrolyticum genome contains the following:
- a CDS encoding SDR family NAD(P)-dependent oxidoreductase gives MGNTLRLLRAAAVGAGVAVAAQTMRRRRRISFLGRVVVITGGSRGLGLVLARQLADEGAKLALLARSDEDLERAAQMLAPADVLAIPCDVRDEAQVQAAIRQVLERWGRIDVLINNAGVIQVGPLEHMSNADFRESLDVHFWGAYHCMQAVIPHMRGRGGRIANITSIGGKIAVPHLTPYCAGKFALVGLSDGMRAELRKDHIYITTVVPGLMRTGSPPNAIFKGRHRQEYAWFAISDALPGLSIDAERAARQIIEALRYGDASLTITLPAKIAAAANNLLPNLVASITALATRLLPRPTSDVGDQRHSGWESQSALAPSLLTTLSDQATVANNELRAQESPEAQTRQVGAER, from the coding sequence ATGGGCAACACGCTTCGCTTGCTCCGCGCGGCCGCCGTGGGCGCCGGCGTCGCCGTCGCCGCGCAGACCATGCGCCGTCGTCGGCGCATCTCCTTTCTGGGTCGCGTGGTGGTGATCACCGGTGGCTCGCGCGGGCTGGGACTGGTGCTGGCGCGCCAGCTCGCCGACGAGGGCGCCAAACTGGCGCTGCTGGCGCGCAGCGACGAGGATCTCGAACGCGCCGCACAGATGCTGGCGCCCGCCGACGTGTTGGCGATCCCCTGCGACGTGCGCGACGAAGCGCAGGTGCAGGCCGCGATCCGGCAGGTGCTCGAACGCTGGGGCCGCATCGACGTGCTGATCAACAACGCCGGCGTGATCCAGGTCGGGCCGCTGGAGCATATGAGCAACGCCGACTTCCGCGAGTCGCTCGACGTTCACTTCTGGGGCGCCTACCACTGCATGCAGGCGGTGATCCCCCATATGCGTGGCCGGGGTGGGCGGATCGCCAACATCACGTCGATCGGTGGCAAGATCGCCGTGCCGCACCTGACACCCTACTGCGCCGGCAAATTCGCGCTGGTGGGGTTGTCCGACGGCATGCGCGCCGAGCTGCGCAAGGACCACATCTACATCACCACGGTGGTGCCCGGCCTGATGCGCACGGGCTCGCCGCCCAATGCCATCTTCAAGGGCCGTCACCGCCAGGAGTATGCCTGGTTTGCGATCAGCGACGCGCTGCCCGGCCTGTCGATCGACGCCGAGCGCGCCGCGCGGCAGATCATCGAGGCGCTGCGCTATGGCGACGCCAGCCTGACGATCACGCTGCCCGCCAAAATCGCCGCGGCAGCCAACAACCTGCTGCCCAACCTGGTTGCGAGCATCACCGCCCTGGCGACGCGCCTGCTGCCGCGTCCCACAAGCGACGTTGGCGATCAGCGGCACAGCGGCTGGGAGAGCCAGTCAGCGCTCGCGCCCTCGCTGCTGACCACGCTCTCAGATCAGGCAACGGTTGCGAACAACGAACTGCGCGCGCAGGAGTCGCCCGAGGCGCAAACCCGCCAGGTGGGCGCGGAGCGCTGA
- a CDS encoding zinc-dependent alcohol dehydrogenase → MKAVCWHGIGEVRVESVPDPQILNPRDAIIKVTSTAICGSDLHLYNGYIPAVERGDILGHEFMGEVVEVGSQVRNLQVGDRVVVPFPIACGNCFFCRRELWSLCDNSNPNAWMAEQLWGYSPAGIFGYSHLVGGYAGGQAEYVRVPFADVGPYKVPEGLSDEQVLFLTDILPTGYMAAENCNIQPGDTVAVWGCGPVGQFAIKSAYLLGAERVIAIDRVPERLRLAREQGGAEVLNYTEVDVGDALKELTGGRGPDAAIDAVGMEAHNVGIDYIYDRVKQALMLETDRPTALRQAILYCRKGGTVSVAGVYGGFLDKIPFGAIMNKGLTITSGQTHVHRYLRPLMEQIERGAIDPSFIITHRLPLDEAPRAYELFKKKQDGCIKVVLKPEMR, encoded by the coding sequence ATGAAAGCAGTCTGCTGGCATGGCATTGGTGAGGTACGCGTCGAAAGCGTCCCCGATCCGCAGATCCTCAACCCGCGCGACGCGATCATCAAAGTAACCTCCACGGCGATCTGCGGCTCCGATCTACACCTGTACAACGGCTACATTCCGGCGGTGGAGCGCGGCGATATCCTGGGCCACGAGTTCATGGGCGAAGTGGTTGAGGTCGGCAGCCAGGTACGCAACCTCCAGGTCGGCGACCGCGTGGTGGTGCCCTTCCCGATCGCCTGCGGTAACTGTTTCTTCTGCCGACGCGAGCTGTGGTCGCTCTGCGACAACTCCAACCCCAACGCCTGGATGGCCGAGCAGTTGTGGGGCTACTCACCCGCCGGGATCTTCGGCTACTCGCACCTGGTCGGCGGCTATGCCGGCGGGCAGGCCGAATACGTGCGCGTGCCCTTCGCCGATGTGGGCCCCTACAAAGTGCCGGAGGGTCTCAGCGACGAACAGGTGCTGTTCCTGACCGACATCTTGCCCACCGGCTATATGGCCGCCGAGAACTGCAACATCCAACCCGGTGATACGGTCGCCGTCTGGGGCTGCGGACCGGTCGGCCAGTTCGCGATCAAGAGCGCCTATCTGCTGGGCGCGGAGCGCGTGATCGCCATCGACCGTGTTCCGGAGCGGCTGCGCCTGGCGCGCGAGCAAGGCGGCGCCGAAGTCCTCAACTACACAGAGGTGGATGTCGGCGACGCGCTCAAAGAGCTGACCGGCGGACGCGGTCCGGACGCAGCCATCGATGCCGTGGGTATGGAAGCGCACAACGTTGGCATCGATTATATCTATGACCGCGTCAAGCAGGCGCTGATGCTGGAAACGGATCGGCCCACCGCGCTGCGCCAGGCGATCCTGTACTGCCGCAAGGGTGGCACGGTCTCGGTGGCGGGCGTGTACGGCGGCTTTCTCGACAAGATCCCCTTCGGCGCGATCATGAACAAAGGTCTGACGATCACATCCGGGCAGACGCACGTGCATCGTTACCTGCGCCCACTCATGGAGCAGATCGAGCGCGGCGCGATCGATCCCTCGTTCATCATCACCCACCGTCTGCCGCTCGACGAAGCGCCGCGGGCCTACGAGCTGTTCAAAAAGAAACAGGACGGCTGCATCAAAGTGGTGCTGAAGCCAGAGATGAGGTAG
- a CDS encoding SRPBCC family protein, translating to MQATGRAARQPNIGALERWLSAFGGGALVALGLLRRSVGGLVLAGSGGYLIYRGMTGVCPAYRALGIQRGTAPRQLRVEQAVTIERPADELYRVWRDFEQLPRFMRHLESVVVLDERRSRWTARAPGGTSVSWEAEIVEDRPGELIRWRSLPDAAIENQGEVRFAPATGGRGSVVRVTLDYRPPAGAPGALIASLFGEEPGRQVRDDLRRFKQLIETGEIATTAGQPHGPRSLLGKTLSPRS from the coding sequence ATGCAGGCAACAGGGCGGGCCGCGCGGCAACCCAATATCGGCGCGCTCGAGCGCTGGCTCTCGGCCTTTGGCGGCGGCGCGCTGGTAGCGCTGGGGCTGCTGCGTCGCTCGGTGGGCGGACTGGTGCTGGCCGGCAGCGGCGGCTATCTGATCTACCGTGGCATGACCGGCGTCTGCCCGGCCTACCGCGCGCTGGGCATACAACGCGGCACAGCGCCGCGGCAGCTCCGCGTCGAACAGGCGGTCACGATCGAGCGACCCGCGGATGAGCTCTACCGCGTCTGGCGCGACTTCGAGCAGTTGCCGCGCTTTATGCGCCACCTCGAGTCGGTCGTGGTGCTGGACGAACGCCGCTCACGCTGGACGGCCAGGGCGCCGGGCGGCACAAGCGTGAGCTGGGAAGCCGAGATCGTCGAGGATCGCCCCGGTGAGCTGATCCGCTGGCGTTCGTTGCCCGACGCCGCGATCGAGAACCAGGGCGAGGTGCGCTTCGCGCCCGCCACCGGTGGGCGCGGCAGCGTGGTGCGCGTGACACTGGACTACCGTCCGCCCGCGGGCGCGCCCGGCGCGTTGATCGCCAGCCTCTTCGGCGAGGAGCCGGGCCGGCAGGTCCGCGACGATCTGCGCCGCTTCAAACAACTGATCGAGACCGGCGAGATCGCTACCACCGCCGGACAACCGCACGGCCCGCGTTCGTTGCTGGGCAAGACCCTCTCACCGCGATCCTAG
- a CDS encoding Gfo/Idh/MocA family protein: MPERLRVAVVGCGIGVYHINAYQSLPELFELVAICDIDRGKAERVAAEHAIPRVTTDLAELCRMDDVEVIDICTPPHLHFAQVQQVLAAGKHAICEKPLVQSLQAVDALITAEAQAGRRVMPIFQYRFGHGLQKLKLLVDSGLAGTPYLATVETAWRRRADYYAVPWRGKWATELGGVLLGHAIHAHDMLCYVLGPIRRVFARTATRVNPIEVEDCASVSLEMANGALASLSATLGSAAEITRHRFCFSGLVAESNSRPYSNAGDPWSFTGDTPELEQQIAAALERFQPLPEGFAGQFLRFYHALRSGGELPVTLADARAALELITAMYFSAQTGEDVVLPIGPDHPKYASWLP; this comes from the coding sequence ATGCCTGAACGCTTACGCGTCGCGGTCGTCGGCTGCGGCATCGGGGTGTACCATATCAACGCCTACCAGAGTCTGCCGGAGCTGTTCGAGTTGGTGGCCATCTGCGATATCGATCGCGGCAAAGCCGAACGCGTGGCCGCCGAACACGCTATCCCCCGTGTCACAACCGACCTGGCCGAGCTGTGCCGCATGGATGATGTGGAGGTGATCGACATCTGTACGCCACCGCATCTGCACTTTGCGCAGGTGCAACAGGTGCTGGCCGCCGGCAAACATGCGATCTGTGAAAAGCCGCTGGTCCAGTCGCTCCAGGCGGTGGACGCGTTGATCACCGCCGAAGCGCAGGCGGGGCGGCGTGTGATGCCGATCTTTCAATATCGCTTCGGCCATGGCCTGCAGAAGCTTAAGCTGCTGGTCGACTCCGGCCTGGCCGGCACGCCCTACTTGGCGACCGTCGAGACCGCCTGGCGCCGCCGCGCCGACTACTACGCCGTGCCCTGGCGCGGCAAGTGGGCCACCGAGCTGGGCGGCGTGCTGCTGGGCCATGCCATTCATGCCCACGACATGCTCTGCTACGTGCTGGGACCGATCCGCCGCGTCTTCGCCCGCACTGCCACGCGCGTCAACCCGATCGAAGTCGAGGACTGCGCCAGCGTCTCACTGGAAATGGCCAACGGCGCGTTGGCCTCGCTCTCGGCGACGCTGGGCTCAGCTGCCGAAATCACCCGCCACCGCTTCTGCTTCAGCGGACTGGTCGCCGAGAGCAACAGCCGGCCCTACAGCAACGCCGGCGATCCCTGGAGCTTCACCGGCGACACGCCTGAGCTGGAGCAGCAGATCGCCGCAGCGCTGGAGCGCTTCCAGCCCCTGCCCGAAGGCTTTGCCGGCCAGTTCCTCCGCTTCTACCATGCGCTGCGCAGCGGCGGCGAGCTGCCCGTGACCCTCGCCGATGCGCGCGCCGCGCTGGAGCTGATCACAGCGATGTACTTTTCGGCCCAAACCGGTGAGGACGTCGTGCTGCCGATCGGTCCCGACCATCCTAAGTACGCCAGCTGGCTGCCCTAG
- a CDS encoding cupin domain-containing protein: MTTPALPGAIGVTHLKVYEWPTSDGLAGGSPHVHFACSEAYYVIGGQGAVQTLSAAGFAETPLTPGRLVWFTPGVIHRLINYDRLEILVLMQNAGLPEAGDFVLTFPLPILHDAEAYWRATSLANAERVYASDAEAARRRRDLAIEGFLALRAAVAEQGPAALEAFYRAALPLLQPRLATWRVRWEQGPLAVTQATGTQLAALSAGRIDHLLQGRLQSLPAPQGERQLGMCGRLAVYQPEGLLQG; encoded by the coding sequence ATGACCACGCCCGCGCTGCCAGGCGCGATCGGTGTGACGCATTTGAAGGTCTATGAGTGGCCAACCAGCGACGGACTGGCCGGCGGCAGCCCACATGTGCATTTCGCCTGTAGCGAAGCCTACTACGTCATCGGCGGACAAGGCGCGGTGCAGACGCTCAGCGCGGCGGGCTTCGCCGAAACACCGCTCACGCCCGGGCGGCTGGTCTGGTTCACGCCGGGCGTGATCCACCGCCTGATCAACTATGATCGACTCGAGATCCTGGTGTTGATGCAGAATGCCGGTCTGCCGGAGGCCGGCGATTTCGTACTGACCTTTCCGCTGCCAATCCTGCACGATGCCGAGGCGTACTGGCGGGCGACATCGCTAGCTAATGCCGAACGCGTCTATGCCAGCGATGCCGAGGCCGCGCGCCGGCGCCGCGATCTGGCGATTGAGGGCTTTCTCGCGCTGCGCGCCGCGGTGGCCGAGCAGGGCCCCGCCGCACTGGAGGCGTTCTACCGTGCCGCGCTGCCGCTGCTGCAGCCGCGCCTGGCGACCTGGCGCGTGCGCTGGGAACAAGGCCCGCTGGCCGTGACACAGGCGACCGGCACACAGCTAGCGGCGCTCAGCGCCGGACGTATCGACCATCTGCTGCAGGGTCGGCTGCAGAGCCTGCCCGCGCCGCAAGGCGAGCGGCAGCTCGGCATGTGCGGACGGCTCGCCGTCTATCAGCCTGAAGGTCTGCTGCAGGGCTGA
- a CDS encoding PmoA family protein produces the protein MTDTVLIHHLGQALALQPEGAELPRWRYVYSGKPKPYIHPLCTPAGACLTLFEPHDHVWHRGLWFTIKYINGDNFWEEGDPCGIQHTLTPPTVSHDPSGAMTLESALHWQPPAAHAPPVIHEQRRIVYRPLSADAYALDFDLALTAQADLLLDRTPFTTWGGYGGLILRGNRNWQATRLLFPDGSTSDRPTGVRATWCDLAGVLDGGPNLSGGVAIFDHPANPRHPSPWYGSTGSGHYFNAAFLFHEPMQLAAGETLRLRYRVLVHDALWDVPRLEAAYRQYVTSSSS, from the coding sequence ATGACAGACACTGTGCTGATCCATCACCTGGGCCAGGCACTGGCGCTCCAGCCCGAGGGCGCAGAGTTGCCGCGCTGGCGCTACGTCTATAGCGGCAAGCCCAAGCCCTACATCCACCCGCTCTGCACACCGGCGGGCGCGTGTCTAACCCTCTTCGAACCACACGATCATGTCTGGCATCGGGGTCTGTGGTTCACGATCAAGTACATCAACGGCGACAACTTCTGGGAAGAGGGCGACCCCTGCGGCATCCAGCACACCCTGACGCCGCCGACGGTCAGCCACGACCCCAGCGGCGCCATGACGCTGGAGAGTGCCCTGCACTGGCAACCGCCCGCCGCCCACGCGCCGCCGGTCATCCACGAGCAGCGGCGCATCGTCTATCGGCCGCTGAGCGCGGATGCCTACGCCCTGGACTTCGATCTGGCGCTGACGGCCCAGGCCGATCTGCTGCTGGATCGCACCCCGTTCACCACCTGGGGCGGCTACGGTGGCCTGATCCTGCGCGGCAACCGCAACTGGCAGGCCACCCGCCTGCTCTTCCCCGATGGCTCGACCAGCGATCGGCCAACCGGCGTGCGCGCCACCTGGTGCGATCTCGCGGGGGTGCTGGATGGCGGGCCCAACCTCAGCGGCGGTGTGGCGATCTTCGATCATCCTGCCAATCCACGCCATCCTTCGCCCTGGTACGGCAGCACCGGCAGCGGCCACTACTTTAACGCCGCATTTCTGTTCCATGAGCCCATGCAGCTGGCCGCCGGCGAGACCTTACGCCTGCGCTACCGCGTGCTGGTGCACGACGCGCTCTGGGATGTGCCGCGCCTGGAGGCGGCCTACCGGCAGTATGTTACGTCAAGTTCAAGCTGA
- a CDS encoding extracellular solute-binding protein, which translates to MLHHLRTSTTRRRWSAWLLLSMLLAACSTAPGAPGTQTQPSPAASPPAQAAASPSPADTQASASPAPAGETTTPAGSGQLRRLETPVTLEIFTPVQSVELPPPGDDWLIAKIVKEQLNIDLKMSWQTDLSEYERLVMTRGAANDLPDLFLSSNNLARDLGAQGLLGDWQPLLPLMPTYVRDREVESLAPIGTFDGKLYALVTRTSSPFKQAVIIREDWMQKLGLQVPKTLDEYMEVMRAFTTRDPDGNGQPDTWGFTSSVDSIGQFQNLDPFFGAFGALGDWRIDNNRLVYVPTSPERKAALEFLNRMHQEGVIDPDWASQKGSDRGNKYRSGRIGLFQEDWCAAFCRGNYDPFAEANPTGRWLDIAPPIGPDGKSAISTYSRVGMRFSMSQRAIDQGKGEAIALFMEWLNTDGYYLTAFGEEGKHWRREGNKIVAEQTDEARILRALAGWAYKGSEEELRARYDQTTTHKNGQVVDVWAIMTRAQEFPKVDVTDFAALPPAPPGQAADIQRLKAEGELQFATGQRPFAEWDAYVAALEAAGVAEWRAQAEQRAREIGLLK; encoded by the coding sequence ATGTTGCATCATCTACGGACTTCTACGACTCGACGCCGCTGGAGCGCATGGCTGCTGCTGAGTATGCTGCTGGCAGCCTGCAGCACCGCTCCCGGCGCGCCCGGCACCCAGACACAACCCTCGCCGGCCGCCAGTCCTCCGGCCCAAGCTGCGGCATCGCCCAGCCCGGCCGACACCCAGGCGTCCGCGAGTCCTGCCCCGGCCGGCGAGACGACGACCCCGGCCGGCAGTGGCCAGCTGCGACGGCTGGAAACACCGGTTACCCTCGAGATCTTCACCCCCGTTCAATCGGTTGAACTGCCGCCACCCGGTGATGACTGGTTGATCGCCAAGATCGTCAAGGAGCAGCTCAACATCGATCTGAAGATGTCCTGGCAGACCGATCTGAGCGAGTATGAACGCCTGGTCATGACGCGCGGCGCGGCCAACGACCTGCCCGATCTCTTCCTCAGCAGCAACAATCTGGCGCGCGATCTCGGCGCGCAGGGCCTGTTGGGCGACTGGCAACCCCTGCTGCCGCTGATGCCGACCTATGTGCGCGATCGCGAGGTCGAGTCCCTGGCGCCAATCGGCACCTTCGACGGCAAGCTCTATGCGCTGGTGACGCGCACCTCCAGCCCGTTCAAACAGGCGGTGATCATCCGCGAAGACTGGATGCAAAAGCTCGGCCTGCAGGTGCCCAAGACCCTTGACGAATACATGGAGGTCATGCGCGCCTTCACCACACGCGATCCCGACGGCAACGGGCAGCCCGATACCTGGGGCTTCACCAGCTCGGTCGATAGCATCGGTCAGTTCCAGAATCTAGACCCGTTCTTCGGAGCTTTCGGCGCCCTGGGCGACTGGCGCATCGACAACAACCGGCTGGTGTACGTCCCGACCAGTCCTGAGCGCAAGGCGGCGCTGGAGTTTCTCAATCGCATGCACCAGGAGGGCGTCATCGATCCAGATTGGGCCTCGCAAAAGGGCTCGGATCGTGGCAACAAGTACCGCTCAGGCCGGATCGGCCTCTTCCAGGAGGACTGGTGCGCGGCCTTCTGCCGCGGCAACTACGATCCCTTCGCCGAGGCCAATCCTACGGGCCGCTGGCTGGATATCGCGCCGCCGATCGGTCCCGACGGCAAGAGCGCGATCAGCACCTACTCGCGCGTGGGGATGCGCTTCAGCATGTCGCAGCGTGCCATCGATCAGGGCAAGGGCGAGGCGATCGCGCTGTTCATGGAGTGGCTCAACACCGACGGCTACTACCTGACCGCCTTCGGCGAAGAGGGCAAGCATTGGCGGCGTGAAGGCAACAAGATCGTCGCCGAACAAACCGATGAAGCGCGCATCCTGCGCGCCCTGGCCGGTTGGGCCTACAAAGGCAGCGAAGAGGAGCTGCGCGCGCGCTACGATCAGACGACAACCCACAAGAACGGACAGGTGGTGGACGTCTGGGCGATTATGACCCGCGCGCAAGAGTTTCCCAAGGTCGATGTCACCGATTTCGCAGCGCTGCCGCCCGCGCCACCAGGCCAGGCCGCCGACATCCAGCGCCTGAAGGCCGAGGGCGAGCTCCAGTTTGCGACCGGCCAACGGCCCTTCGCAGAGTGGGATGCCTATGTCGCGGCGCTGGAAGCCGCCGGCGTCGCCGAGTGGCGGGCACAAGCCGAGCAACGCGCGCGCGAGATCGGTCTGCTCAAGTAG
- a CDS encoding carbohydrate ABC transporter permease, with the protein MIRSMGWREKAFDAIVLLILTSVTLIVLLPLWYLVMMSVTPFEIWSRSSGTLWVHPADMTFEGYRQLLASSRLPRAFGVSVFVTTLGTLLNLIVTTLMAYPLARADFPLRRPLLLVVVFTMLFSGGLVPTYLVVRQLNLLNTYWALILPNLVSAFNLLVMRAFFATLPHEIEEAARIDGASDWQVLWRIVLPLSKPVLATVGLFYAVGHWNSFFDAILYISDADMHPLQVVLRSILSAGSVNEYVERDAPFMPLDTLRAAAVVITTIPLLFVYPWLQRHFASGTLLGSIKE; encoded by the coding sequence ATGATCAGAAGCATGGGATGGCGTGAAAAAGCCTTTGATGCGATCGTTCTCCTGATCCTGACCAGCGTAACCCTGATTGTGCTGTTGCCGCTGTGGTATCTGGTGATGATGTCGGTGACGCCTTTTGAGATCTGGTCGCGCTCCAGTGGCACACTCTGGGTCCACCCCGCCGACATGACCTTTGAGGGCTACCGTCAATTGCTGGCCTCGTCGCGGCTGCCGCGCGCCTTCGGCGTGAGCGTCTTTGTCACGACGCTCGGCACACTGCTCAACCTGATCGTGACCACCCTGATGGCCTACCCGCTGGCGCGCGCCGACTTCCCGCTACGCCGTCCGCTGCTGCTGGTGGTGGTCTTCACCATGCTCTTCAGCGGCGGCCTGGTGCCGACCTACCTGGTGGTCCGCCAGCTCAATCTGCTCAACACCTACTGGGCGCTGATTCTGCCCAACCTGGTGAGCGCCTTCAACCTGCTGGTGATGCGCGCCTTTTTTGCGACCTTGCCGCATGAGATCGAGGAAGCCGCGCGCATCGACGGCGCCTCGGATTGGCAAGTGCTCTGGCGCATCGTCCTGCCGCTCTCCAAACCGGTGCTGGCCACCGTCGGGTTGTTCTATGCCGTCGGCCACTGGAACAGCTTTTTCGACGCCATTCTCTACATCTCGGATGCCGATATGCATCCGCTCCAGGTTGTGCTGCGTTCGATTCTGTCGGCCGGCAGTGTCAACGAGTATGTCGAGCGCGATGCGCCGTTTATGCCGCTCGACACCTTGCGGGCCGCCGCTGTGGTGATCACTACCATTCCCCTGCTCTTTGTGTACCCCTGGCTGCAACGGCATTTCGCTTCCGGCACCCTGCTGGGCTCGATCAAGGAATAG
- a CDS encoding ABC transporter permease gives MTTQAHPRFSPRIGVRPVRAWIARELRRHALLYLMILPGVLYFLIFRYVPMYGAIIAFKDYRVLEGFTGSPWVGLKHFRTIFSSPFFYNVLTNTILISTYKLVFGTPAAIILALLLNEVRISWFKRSVQTITYLPHFLSWVVVFGILLVTLSPSSGLLNKAIVALGGQPINFLADPDWFRTVLVASDIWKELGWGTIIYLAAMAGISPSLYEAAIVDGATRLQRMRYITLPGILPVIVLVTLLRIGNLLSAGFEQVFVLYNPSVYSVADIIDTWVYRQGIQGFQFSLAAAVGLFKGAVGAVLLISAHLISKRTVGVGLW, from the coding sequence ATGACGACGCAAGCGCATCCACGTTTCAGTCCACGCATCGGTGTGCGTCCGGTGCGCGCCTGGATCGCGCGCGAACTCCGCAGACACGCCCTGCTGTACCTGATGATCCTGCCTGGCGTGTTGTACTTCCTGATCTTTCGCTACGTGCCGATGTACGGCGCGATCATTGCCTTCAAAGATTATCGGGTCCTTGAAGGCTTCACCGGCAGCCCGTGGGTGGGCCTGAAGCACTTCCGTACGATCTTCTCCAGCCCGTTTTTCTACAACGTGCTGACCAATACGATCTTGATCAGCACCTACAAACTCGTTTTCGGCACGCCCGCGGCGATTATTCTGGCGCTCTTACTCAACGAAGTACGCATCTCGTGGTTCAAACGCAGCGTACAAACGATCACCTATCTCCCACACTTTTTGTCCTGGGTTGTCGTCTTCGGCATTCTGTTGGTGACGCTCTCACCGTCAAGCGGCCTGCTCAACAAGGCCATCGTTGCGCTCGGCGGCCAACCGATTAATTTCCTGGCCGATCCCGATTGGTTCCGCACCGTGTTGGTGGCCTCGGATATCTGGAAAGAGCTGGGCTGGGGCACAATCATCTATCTGGCGGCGATGGCCGGCATCTCACCAAGCTTGTACGAGGCCGCCATCGTTGATGGCGCGACGCGGCTCCAGCGCATGCGCTACATCACGCTGCCGGGCATTCTGCCGGTGATCGTGCTGGTGACGCTGTTGCGTATCGGCAACCTGCTCAGCGCCGGTTTCGAGCAGGTCTTCGTGCTCTACAACCCCTCGGTGTACAGCGTCGCCGACATTATCGACACCTGGGTTTATCGCCAGGGCATCCAGGGCTTCCAATTCTCGCTGGCGGCAGCGGTGGGGCTGTTCAAGGGCGCAGTTGGCGCCGTACTGCTGATCAGCGCGCACCTGATCTCGAAACGCACGGTCGGTGTTGGCCTCTGGTGA
- a CDS encoding endo-1,4-beta-xylanase, whose amino-acid sequence MDDHAQAPRPPLRALAERCHFAIGAAVATQPLLNGEPDYCALLAREFNVLVAENMMKWDALSPAPEQYDWTASDALVAFAAKHAQRLRGHTLVWHNQLPAWLRDRSLSRTEALRLLETHIKTVVGRYRGQVWAWDVVNEAIDDSGDYRRTSFWFRHLGPDYIALAFQWAHEADPDALLYYNDYSAEGISPKSDAIYRLVRDLKAQGVPIHGVGWQMHLIEGWRLEDQHLRNAERLRALGLELSITELDVRLTLPPSPAQLDGQAESYRQALSFALDHCRALLTWGFSDRYSWIPSFQPGTGAALPFDEAYAPKPAYHALWQTLAARAGQLHA is encoded by the coding sequence ATGGACGATCATGCCCAGGCGCCGCGGCCACCGTTACGCGCGTTGGCCGAGCGCTGCCACTTCGCGATCGGTGCAGCGGTTGCGACGCAACCCTTGCTCAACGGCGAACCCGACTATTGCGCGCTGCTGGCCCGCGAATTCAATGTCCTCGTGGCCGAGAACATGATGAAGTGGGACGCGCTCAGTCCCGCGCCGGAACAGTACGACTGGACCGCCAGCGACGCGCTGGTGGCGTTTGCGGCCAAGCATGCTCAGCGGCTGCGCGGGCATACGCTGGTCTGGCATAACCAACTGCCGGCCTGGCTGCGCGATCGCTCCCTGAGCCGCACCGAGGCGTTGCGGCTGCTGGAAACACACATCAAAACTGTCGTTGGCCGCTATCGCGGTCAGGTATGGGCCTGGGACGTCGTCAATGAGGCGATCGACGATTCAGGCGACTACCGTCGCACCTCTTTCTGGTTCCGCCACCTGGGCCCCGACTACATCGCACTGGCGTTTCAGTGGGCGCACGAGGCCGATCCCGATGCGCTGCTCTACTACAACGACTACAGCGCCGAAGGCATCTCGCCCAAATCGGACGCGATCTACCGCTTGGTGCGCGATCTCAAAGCGCAGGGCGTACCGATCCACGGTGTCGGCTGGCAGATGCATCTTATCGAAGGCTGGCGCCTGGAGGATCAACACCTCCGCAATGCGGAACGGCTGCGCGCGCTGGGGCTAGAACTGTCGATCACCGAGCTGGACGTGCGCCTGACGCTGCCGCCCAGTCCGGCGCAGCTCGACGGGCAGGCCGAGAGCTACCGCCAGGCGCTGAGCTTCGCGCTCGATCACTGTCGTGCGCTGCTGACCTGGGGCTTCAGCGACCGTTATTCCTGGATTCCGTCCTTTCAGCCCGGCACCGGCGCGGCGCTGCCCTTTGATGAGGCGTACGCGCCCAAGCCGGCCTACCACGCCCTGTGGCAGACCCTGGCTGCCCGCGCCGGGCAGCTTCACGCTTGA